The genomic stretch AACGGGTAGCTCTGGCGAGTCAGTCGGTTGGTCAGCTCACGATTTGACTCGTTTTTTGCGGTGAAGGCATCCCACTGCACGGAGTGGCAGGTTCCCCAGTCCCCGCCCTTGACCGCGCCGGCGGCCAGACCGGCGTTGATCATCTCGCCATGGTTGAAGGCGGTGCCACGGATTTTGGCGTTCTGCCAGCCCTCGCCGAGGTGCTCGCGGCGCATTTCCGGGTTCGATTCGAAGCCTCCGGCCGCCAGGATGACGGATTCGGCGCGCAATTCCTGCACGCTTCCGTCCTCGCCGCGGACCTTGACGCCCTTGGCCACGCCATTCTCGAGAATGATGTCAAAGACATCTTGTCCGTAGCGGACCTCGGTGCCGAGCTTTTCGGCGACGGCGACGTGGTCGGCCATCAGACCCTCGCCGCCGCCGACGTTACCCACGTGCAGGCCGCCCCAGAAGAGGAAGGTGCCGTCCTCGCGTTCGTAGGCCTGGCGCTCGTACATCAGGCGGTACTTCAGGCCCAGGCCCTGGAGCCAGCGCAAGCCCGGTGCGGCCTCGTTGACCAAAACCTCGGTCAGCTCCGGGTCGTTGCGTCCCTCGGTAACCTTCTTGAGGTCGGCCGCATAATCGGCGGCGGAGTACGGCGGAACCTCGGAAACGGCGTGGCGCTCGTCGGCTTCGATGAAGTCGCTCAGGTCCTCGATGCCGTTGTGGGCGATGCGGGTGGCACCGGCGGTGTAGTAGCTGTTGCCACCAAAGAGCTCGCGTGGTGCCTTCTCGAGCAGCAGCACCTTGCGGCCGCGTTCGGTTGCGGCATGGGCCGCGGTGAATGCGGCGTTGCCGCCACCAACGACGATTACGTCGGCCACGTTTGCGGCGCCTACTTCAGTTGCTGTGCTACCCATCGTGCATCTCCCTGTCCGGACCCCGCTCGGAGCCTTCTGGATACGAGTGTATACACAAATATACAAAGAGCGCTACCCCTCCGAAATACATCCGGACTTACTTTTGCGGGCGCACTCCCGAGCCGATCCAGCGGTAGCGGTGTTCCGGACGCCCCGGGGCGCCATACTTCGCACGCAGTTCGGTCATCCCGCGCCCGGTCATCATCTCCAGGTATCTCCGGGCGCTGACTCGCGAGATTCCACAGATTTCGGAGATCTCGCTGGCCGAGAGATCCCCGGCATCACCCGCCTTCAATGCCTCGCGCAGCGCCTGGCCCACCAACTGGACCGTCGGCTGAGAGAACCCCTTGGGCAACGGCGCGTCCGCTCGCTCGGCAGTTCCCGTCGAACGATCCTCGCGGCGCCTATCCGGGCCCCCGGCGCGGAGCATGGAGTCAATGTCGCCCTGGTCAAGTGTCGGACCACTGCGCTCCGCGGCCTCGGCTCTGGAGGTTCGAAACGCTTCGAGTCTGCGGTTGAAGTCACTCACGGTAAAGGGTTTGACGAGGTAATCATCAACGCCTCGGCCCACAGCGAAGCGCACGGTATCGCGCTCACTGGCGGCGGTAATCATGATGACACCCGTGTTGTACCCGCTGCCACGCAGATCTTCCAGCACCTGCAGGCCGTCCATGTCGGGCAGGTGCACATCAAGCAGGATCAGGTCGACGCGACCCTCCTCAAGGAAAGCCAGCACCGGTCCGCCGCGGTCCAGCACGCCCGCCACCACAAACCCATCCAACGCACCCACATAGCGGGAGTGGAGGAGTGCAATATCCGGATCGTCGTCGACTATCAATGCCCTGATCATGCCTGTTCCTCAGCTCGATGACCCGGCAGCATGCTGGCTGCGGACCAATTCCATTCCACGGTAATTTTGGCCCCGCCCAGCTCCCCGGTGGCAACCGACACCGTACCTGCACGTCGCCGGATGACCCGGTCAACCAGGGCCAGCCCAATGCCGCGGCCGACACCGGCCTTGCTACTCACCCCGCGACGAAAGATCTCCGCAACGGCATCCGAGGCAATGCCCGGCCCACTGTCTTCAACACAAATCATCAAACGCTCCGGTCCGGCACTCAACAGTAGCCGCACCGCTCCCCCATCACCCGCGGCCTCGATCGCGTTACTGAGCAGGTTTCCCACCACCGTCAGGGTGTCCTCGTCGGCCCGCCACCCCGGCTCGGTCTCGGACTCCGGATCCACCAGCAGCCGAACCCCTGCTTCGCGGGCCCCGGCAGCATTGGCGCCAACAAGACCCGAGAGCGCGGGATCCTTCAGCACCCCCGCGTCGACGCCACGGGCGGCTCCGCTGATTCGCTCCAGATAGGCCGCGGCCTCCCCCGGCTCGCCAAAGGACAGATAACCCGAAAGGACGTGCAATCGGTTGGCGAATTCATGAGCCTGCGAACTCAAGGCGTCGGCAAGACTTCGCTGACCCTTCAATTCGCGCAGGGTCGATTCCAATTCGGTCCGATCCTGAAGGGTCAATGTTCGACCCAGCGATTTACCCCCAGCCAGTGCCTCGCGACGGGTTGCCACCAGAATGCGCTCCCCCGAGAGGACATACTGGGTTTGCTCGGCCTCCGGGGCCTCGCTACTAAGCTGCGCATGGACGTTCGGATCGAGCACGTCCGCGGCCCTGGCACCCAGAACTTCACCGTGAAGCCCCAGCAATCGTCGAGCCTCGTCATTGACCAGGGTCAATCTACCCTCGGTGTCAACGCCCAGAACACCATCATGCACACTGAACAGCAGCGCCTGTTGCGACTGCAGCAAGCCCGCGACGGCCTCGGGCTCCACCCCATAGATCCGCCGGCGGACCACACGGGCCGTCAGCGCCGAAGCAATCGTTCCCAGCGCGGCAGCACCCAGGATCCAAGGGGCGACATCTCCGACGATTTCCAGCAGTTCCCCGCGGATCTCGCTCTGCAAAATCCCCACGGAGACGGTCCCGACGATTTTCCCCTCAAACCACACCGGCTCCTTGGCCCGCAGCGTCACACCCTGTGGCCCAACCTCTGTGCCGCGGAACGATTCCCCCGCTCGCACCGGGTCGTGATCCGATGACACCTTCTCCCCGATGCGCTCCGGATCCGGGTGAGCCACGCGAATCCCTGCCAGGTTCGCCACCGTGACGTACTGGACACCGGAAACCGACGTCGCAAGATCCGCGATCGGTGCGATCACCTCCGTGGCCTCGGGGCTGCCCAAATGCGATTGAACCGCCTCTTGGGCCGCGATTTGAACCGCCACCGTGTACACCCGATCGAAGGCGACCTCCTGAGTTCGATGATCTTCGAAGACCAGGATCACGACGGACACCGCGCCCATCAGCCCCAGCACGATTCCCAGCTGCATTGCCAGCAGCTGTGCCCGCCTGCGGTGTTTTGATAGGGATAACACGTCGATTCGGGCCCCTTCAATTTCTCGTTAACTTTGTTTTCTTTATTGTTCTTATGACCTAAAGCACATTTTCGCTGTGCTTTGCATCACTACTCTGACACCTTAGTGGTCGAGGGACCTGCCGATGACACCCGGTCCACCACCCATGAGATTACGGATGAAAATGAGCAAGAGCATAATCAAGAAGACCCTATACGGTGCCGTTGTCGCCGTCGTGGCAGGTCTGGCCCTGGTCAATGCGGCAGCAAGTGGTGGTGAGTCGACCGCACGGTCAAAGCTCGTCCTCATGGCTCCGGCAGCCCCCGGCGGCGGGTGGGACGGTTTTGCCCGCGAGTCGCAGCAGGCCATGAAGTCCGGCAGCGTCGTTAACAACGCCCAGGTCGTCAACGTCCCGGGCGCCGGTGGAACCATCGGCTTGAGTCAATTTGTCCAGATGGAAGGCCGTCACGACATGATGATGGTCACCGGCGGCGTCATGGTTGGTGCCATTGAGCTCTCCAATTCCGAGACGACCTTCGAGGACATCGTTCCCATTGCCCGGCTCGCCGATGACTACGCGGTGCTGGTAGTTCCCGCCAAATCTGAATTCAAAACCCTCGATGACTTCACCAAGCAGTGGAAGGCGAATCCCGGAGGAACATCAATCTCCGGCGGCTCGCTGGGGTCCATCGACCACCTACTGACCGGCCTGGTGGCACAAAAGATCGGCATTGATCCGATCAAAACCAACTACATCGCGTATTCCGGTGGCGGCGAGGCACTGACCTCGATGCTTTCCGGAACGACCGTCGGCGGAATGTCGGGCTACAACGAAGTAGCCGATCAAATCGAATCCGGCAGCCTGCGCGCCCTAGCAATTTCCTCGGAAGAGCGCCTGCCTGGTGTGGAGATCCCCACCTTCAAGGAACAAGGCGTCGACGCGGCGATGGCCAACTGGCGCGGTGTCGCCGCGGCGCCGGGCATCACCGAGGAGCAAAAGCAGGAATTTGTGGACATCGTTACCGAATACCGTCAGACCGAACACTGGCAGGATGCGCTGGAACGCAACAGCTGGACGGACAGCTTCATGACCGGTGACGAATTTGAAGAGTTCATTGACTCCGAGGTCGCCGTGACCAAGGAAATCGTGGAAGGGCTGGGACTGTGAAAACCACCAACGACTCCACCGCCACCGTGCGGAGCGCAGAGGATTACCCGGTGCGTATCACCGGCTTCTGGTCGGGTCGAAGCGAGCTAATCGTCCCAGCGCTGGTCTTCGCGCTGGCCGGCTTCCTCACTTACGGAACTGCGACCATGGACGTGATGGGCACCAGTATTCCGGGACCACAGTTCTTCCCCACCATCGTTTGTGTGCTGCTGTTCGTCGTGGCGTCCATCCACACGGTGCAGATCCTGCGCACTCGTCGCTTCCCCCAGGAGGAAAGCGAAGGGCAGAACGCCGACTTCTCCACCGACTTGCTCGGCGACCTCGCCGACACGGAGCGCAGCTCCATCTATGGGGCAACTGCTACGCCGTCGGCCACCGGAAAGCGGAAGGCCTACTCAGACTGGAAGACCCTGGGCATGACCGTGGGAGCAATTGCCGCGTTCATCGTGGCACTGCCCATACTGGGCTGGATACTCAGTGCAGCCGGCCTGTTCTGGGTCATCTGCCGCGCGTTGGGAAGCCGACGCCCGCTATTTGACCTCAGCGTCGCCATTCTCTTTTCCTCGGTCATTCAGCTGGCCTTTAATGCCGGGCTCGGTCTCAACCTGCCCTCAGGTTTCCTGGAAGGACTGATCTGACATGGATTCTATTTCCCTGCTCATGGAGGGCTTCGCGCAGGCCCTAACACCCATAAATCTCATGTGGGTGGTGATCGGTGCGATCCTCGGAACCGCCGTAGGCGTATTGCCCGGACTCGGTTCGGCCATGGCCGTCGCCTTGCTGCTTCCTATTACCTTTTCGCTTGATCCGACCGCGGCATTCATCATGTTCGCCGGCGTCTACTTCGGTGGTCTTTTCGGGGATTCGACCTCCGGAATTCTGCTTAATACACCAGGCAATTCATCCGCCATCGCCTCCACCTTCGAGGGCCATCGCATGGCACTTGATGGCAGAGCGGCGAAGGCCCTGGCCACCGCGGCCATGGGAGCCTTCATCGGCGGTCTCATTGCCACCACGGTGGTCGTTTTCTTCGCCCCGGTACTCGTGAAGATGGCAACTGCATTCGGTCCCGCCGAATACTTCGCACTCGCGGTCTTCGCTTTCCTCGCCATTTCCTCGGTGGTCTCCGATTCCGTGGTCAAGGGCCTGATGTCCCTGGGCATAGGTCTGGTCCTCGCCCTGGTCGGCGTGGACGGCCCCTCCGGTACGCCCCGCTTCACCCTCGGTATGCCGCAGCTCTTCGACGGCATGTCCATCGTGGTGATCACCGTCGGGTTGCTGGCACTGGGTGAAGTCCTGCATATCGCCTCACGTATCCACCGCGACGGCACCGCCGTCCGCATTGAATCCAAGGGCCGCCCGCGCCTGGAACTCAGCGACATCCGTCGGGCCATGCCCGCTTGGTTGCGTGGCACCGCATTCGGCGTTCCCTTCGGCGTTATTCCCGCCGGCGGTTCCGAGGTTCCCACGTTCATGGCCTACGGCCTGGAAAAGAAGCTCGCTGCCCGCAATGGAGATACCGATTTTGGTAGCACCGGGTCAATCCGTGGTGTTGCTGCCCCGGAAGCCGCGGCGAATGCCACCGCCGGCACCGCCATGGGAGCGCTTCTTGCTCTCGGCCTGCCTACCTCGGCAACCGCTGCCATCATGTTGGCCGCCTTCCAGCAGTATGGGATGCAGCCGGGCCCGTTGCTGTTCGAACGCAGCGGTCCAATGGTCTGGACGTTGCTCGCGTCACTGTTCATCGGTCTGGTTGTCCTGCTGGTCCTGAACATGCAGTTCGCTGTGCTCTGGGCCAAGCTGCTGCTCATCCCCCGTCATTACCTCTACGCGGGCATCGCGGTGCTCTCGGTACTGGGTGTCTACGCGATCAGTTCTTCTATCATCGACCTGTGGATCTTGTTGGGCGTGGGCCTGCTGGGCTTCATGATGCGCCGCTACAAGTTCCCACTCGCACCGGTACTGATCGCGGTCATTCTTGGCCCGCTGGCCGAGACGGAATTGCGACGCGCACTCACGGTCTCCGAAGGCAACCTGTCGATCCTGATCGACAGCCCGGTCACCATGGTGCTCTACGGACTGCTGGCCATTACTCTGGTGATCACCGCCATCCAGCACGTGCGTCACAGCAGGGCCGCTCGAAGCACGGCACCGAAATTCGATGCCGATAGGCTCGGCGTCTAGGCACAAAAAGCCAACACGAAACGCCCCTCAAGAGGGAGGGCTTCACGGTTTTGAACCGTGAAGCCCTCCCTCTTTGCTGCCCAAGGATGCCATCGAGGTCCGTATGCCAACCGTGATGAACGTTGGCGCCATAGATCCGGGCGAAAAACGCTAGATGGTCCGTGGGGCCTTGGCCAGTTTATTCGTCAGTTCCTCCACATTCTGACGCAGCCCATAGGCCGGACGGTCACGTTCCACCCGCCAGCTCTCGGCCAGCGGGCCGATATTAACTGTGTCGAAACCGAATTCGTCGTAGAGCCGGGTGATCAGCGCCGCCGCATCCTCGTGGTCGCTCGCGGTGGCTAAGGCACGGCGATTTTCGGTGCCGGTTGGCGTCCCCGTCGTGGTGATTTCCGCCGCGCCGATGTGGTTAAAGCCCTTGGCCACCTTCGAATCACTCAGGTGTTCCTGGATCAGGCTTGAGGTAGTGGTTTCACCGGCATCCAGTGCCGCGATGTGCCCGTCGCGCTCCCAGTAGTAGTTGATCGTGTCGATCACGATCTTGCCGGACAGCTCCTCGACGGGAAGGTCCTTGTAGTGACCCAGCGGAATGGTGACCACTGCGAAGTCGCCCGCTGCCCCGGCCTCGGCCGCGGTGGCTGCCCGCGCCTTCGGTCCGAGTTCGGCCACCAGGTCCGCGAGGGTTTCTGGCCCACGCGAATTGCCGATGACCACGTCATAGCCCAGCTCTACGGCCTTGCGTGCAACCTGGGATCCAATGTGTCCTGCTCCGATGATTCCTATGCTTGTCATGCCGGTTCCAACGACGCTCTTGGAGACAGCATTCCCCTGCGTCGCCAAGTTACGCCGAGGACGTAAGATGCCGGGGCGTAAAACAAAGCGGCAGAGTTGGGACAGCGCATTACGCCTCGGCAACAGCCATCGCCTAAGCTTTCACCGTCCCGTGATTGACTGCCTAAGACAGGAAATACGGTGGCCAGCGACGCAAAGGAACGGACATTTCATGGCATACGGCGAGCTCAACACCGCTTCCGGGGTACCCCTGTACCGCCAGATTAAAGAAATCTTGCGCCGCGAGATCACCGATGGCATTGCCGATCCACAAAAGCCGATGACCGAAGCCCTTCTACTCGAGCGCTTCGAGGTTAGCCGAGCACCCATCCGTCAGGCACTGGCCGAACTGGCATCCGAGGGTTACGTCTTCCGCAAACAGGGCAAAGGAACATTTCCGGTTACCGGCACGCGGGTCCAGCGGCCCGCAGATGTCCGCTCTGGAGCCCTCTACCAATACCTCTCCGACACCGGCCTTCACCCCACGGGTCAGGTCTCCGGTATCGAAAGAGTTCAGCCGCCCGAAAAGTTACGCGACCTCTTGGGGCTGGAGCCTCACGAACTACTCTTACATTTCACTCGATTGATCTCCGTCGAGAACCAGCCCTTGGTCGCGGCAGACGTCTACATCCGGGCACCGAAGGATTTCCACCCCACGGGTGCGGAACTTGAGGAACGCGGCTCCGCGTTTGAATTGCTGGAAAA from Paeniglutamicibacter sp. Y32M11 encodes the following:
- the tcuA gene encoding FAD-dependent tricarballylate dehydrogenase TcuA, with translation MGSTATEVGAANVADVIVVGGGNAAFTAAHAATERGRKVLLLEKAPRELFGGNSYYTAGATRIAHNGIEDLSDFIEADERHAVSEVPPYSAADYAADLKKVTEGRNDPELTEVLVNEAAPGLRWLQGLGLKYRLMYERQAYEREDGTFLFWGGLHVGNVGGGEGLMADHVAVAEKLGTEVRYGQDVFDIILENGVAKGVKVRGEDGSVQELRAESVILAAGGFESNPEMRREHLGEGWQNAKIRGTAFNHGEMINAGLAAGAVKGGDWGTCHSVQWDAFTAKNESNRELTNRLTRQSYPLGIIVNNRGERFLDEGADFRNLTYAKYGRVILQQPDSVAYQVFDASLRPMLRAEEYEMPGISEVIADTIEELADKLGVDAAALSKTVSEFNDSIDTSITYDPNVLDGRAAKVTPPKSNWAMPLETGPFYAYPVTCGITFTFGGLKSDTHGRVLNENGEHIDGLYVCGEMLGGLFSANYPGGSGLAAGVVFGRRAGTLA
- a CDS encoding response regulator, encoding MIRALIVDDDPDIALLHSRYVGALDGFVVAGVLDRGGPVLAFLEEGRVDLILLDVHLPDMDGLQVLEDLRGSGYNTGVIMITAASERDTVRFAVGRGVDDYLVKPFTVSDFNRRLEAFRTSRAEAAERSGPTLDQGDIDSMLRAGGPDRRREDRSTGTAERADAPLPKGFSQPTVQLVGQALREALKAGDAGDLSASEISEICGISRVSARRYLEMMTGRGMTELRAKYGAPGRPEHRYRWIGSGVRPQK
- a CDS encoding ATP-binding protein, producing the protein MLSLSKHRRRAQLLAMQLGIVLGLMGAVSVVILVFEDHRTQEVAFDRVYTVAVQIAAQEAVQSHLGSPEATEVIAPIADLATSVSGVQYVTVANLAGIRVAHPDPERIGEKVSSDHDPVRAGESFRGTEVGPQGVTLRAKEPVWFEGKIVGTVSVGILQSEIRGELLEIVGDVAPWILGAAALGTIASALTARVVRRRIYGVEPEAVAGLLQSQQALLFSVHDGVLGVDTEGRLTLVNDEARRLLGLHGEVLGARAADVLDPNVHAQLSSEAPEAEQTQYVLSGERILVATRREALAGGKSLGRTLTLQDRTELESTLRELKGQRSLADALSSQAHEFANRLHVLSGYLSFGEPGEAAAYLERISGAARGVDAGVLKDPALSGLVGANAAGAREAGVRLLVDPESETEPGWRADEDTLTVVGNLLSNAIEAAGDGGAVRLLLSAGPERLMICVEDSGPGIASDAVAEIFRRGVSSKAGVGRGIGLALVDRVIRRRAGTVSVATGELGGAKITVEWNWSAASMLPGHRAEEQA
- a CDS encoding tripartite tricarboxylate transporter substrate binding protein, with the translated sequence MSKSIIKKTLYGAVVAVVAGLALVNAAASGGESTARSKLVLMAPAAPGGGWDGFARESQQAMKSGSVVNNAQVVNVPGAGGTIGLSQFVQMEGRHDMMMVTGGVMVGAIELSNSETTFEDIVPIARLADDYAVLVVPAKSEFKTLDDFTKQWKANPGGTSISGGSLGSIDHLLTGLVAQKIGIDPIKTNYIAYSGGGEALTSMLSGTTVGGMSGYNEVADQIESGSLRALAISSEERLPGVEIPTFKEQGVDAAMANWRGVAAAPGITEEQKQEFVDIVTEYRQTEHWQDALERNSWTDSFMTGDEFEEFIDSEVAVTKEIVEGLGL
- a CDS encoding tripartite tricarboxylate transporter TctB family protein — its product is MKTTNDSTATVRSAEDYPVRITGFWSGRSELIVPALVFALAGFLTYGTATMDVMGTSIPGPQFFPTIVCVLLFVVASIHTVQILRTRRFPQEESEGQNADFSTDLLGDLADTERSSIYGATATPSATGKRKAYSDWKTLGMTVGAIAAFIVALPILGWILSAAGLFWVICRALGSRRPLFDLSVAILFSSVIQLAFNAGLGLNLPSGFLEGLI
- a CDS encoding tripartite tricarboxylate transporter permease, giving the protein MDSISLLMEGFAQALTPINLMWVVIGAILGTAVGVLPGLGSAMAVALLLPITFSLDPTAAFIMFAGVYFGGLFGDSTSGILLNTPGNSSAIASTFEGHRMALDGRAAKALATAAMGAFIGGLIATTVVVFFAPVLVKMATAFGPAEYFALAVFAFLAISSVVSDSVVKGLMSLGIGLVLALVGVDGPSGTPRFTLGMPQLFDGMSIVVITVGLLALGEVLHIASRIHRDGTAVRIESKGRPRLELSDIRRAMPAWLRGTAFGVPFGVIPAGGSEVPTFMAYGLEKKLAARNGDTDFGSTGSIRGVAAPEAAANATAGTAMGALLALGLPTSATAAIMLAAFQQYGMQPGPLLFERSGPMVWTLLASLFIGLVVLLVLNMQFAVLWAKLLLIPRHYLYAGIAVLSVLGVYAISSSIIDLWILLGVGLLGFMMRRYKFPLAPVLIAVILGPLAETELRRALTVSEGNLSILIDSPVTMVLYGLLAITLVITAIQHVRHSRAARSTAPKFDADRLGV
- a CDS encoding NADPH-dependent F420 reductase, coding for MTSIGIIGAGHIGSQVARKAVELGYDVVIGNSRGPETLADLVAELGPKARAATAAEAGAAGDFAVVTIPLGHYKDLPVEELSGKIVIDTINYYWERDGHIAALDAGETTTSSLIQEHLSDSKVAKGFNHIGAAEITTTGTPTGTENRRALATASDHEDAAALITRLYDEFGFDTVNIGPLAESWRVERDRPAYGLRQNVEELTNKLAKAPRTI
- a CDS encoding GntR family transcriptional regulator; the protein is MAYGELNTASGVPLYRQIKEILRREITDGIADPQKPMTEALLLERFEVSRAPIRQALAELASEGYVFRKQGKGTFPVTGTRVQRPADVRSGALYQYLSDTGLHPTGQVSGIERVQPPEKLRDLLGLEPHELLLHFTRLISVENQPLVAADVYIRAPKDFHPTGAELEERGSAFELLEKQFGIAHIRAEHEAWATAATPEQAAIFGIAAGSPLLVIETIFYTTGDLPAGWRSAVHQAENFKYKFTTNR